In Pelodiscus sinensis isolate JC-2024 chromosome 2, ASM4963464v1, whole genome shotgun sequence, the following proteins share a genomic window:
- the IRX1 gene encoding iroquois-class homeodomain protein IRX-1, with the protein MSFPQLGYPQYISASQAVYGSDRPGVLAAAAAAAAAAASGRPGGAELGSGSAAVTSVLGMYASPYSAPNYSAFLPYTADLSLFSQMGSQYELKDNPGVHPATFAAHTAPGYYPYGQFQYGDPGRPKNATRESTSTLKAWLNEHRKNPYPTKGEKIMLAIITKMTLTQVSTWFANARRRLKKENKVTWGARSKDQEDGHLFGSDNEGDPEKNEDDEEIDLESIDIDKIDENDGEQSNEEEEEKSELLRQSSEDEHLEKEKDLSLSASEGLKPKDSFSLVKEASDNSTRIITPNGQNNLQVPPHSKPKIWSLAETATSPDGALKSSPPPPSPSHSQVNHTSTQIQHPAFLPSHGLYTCQIGKFHNWTNGTFLTQGSLLNVRSFLGVNHHHAAHHNHHLQAQQQPSVLTTSLGALSSEKPTERTSPKHIERENAPRTETPPQQLKSPFQPVRDNSLAQQEGTPRILTALPSA; encoded by the exons AtgtccttcccccagctgggctaCCCGCAGTATATCAGCGCCAGCCAGGCGGTGTACGGGAGCGATCGGCCCGGGGTGctggctgccgccgccgccgccgccgccgccgctgcctcGGGCCGGCCTGGGGGCGCGGAGCTGGGGAGCGGCTCGGCGGCTGTCACTTCGGTGCTGGGCATGTACGCGAGTCCCTACAGCGCCCCCAACTACAGCGCCTTCCTGCCCTACACCGCCGACCTCAGCCTCTTCTCCCAGATG GGCTCCCAGTATGAACTGAAGGATAACCCAGGTGTCCACCCTGCGACCTTTGCTGCCCACACTGCTCCTGGCTATTACCCCTACGGACAGTTCCAATATGGGGACCCAGGACGGCCAAAGAATGCCACCAGGGAGAGCACCAGCACCCTGAAGGCCTGGCTGAACGAGCACCGGAAGAACCCCTACCCCACCAAGGGCGAGAAGATCATGCTGGCCATCATCACCAAGATGACCCTCACCCAGGTCTCCACCTGGTTCGCCAACGCCAGGAGGAGGCTGAAGAAGGAGAACAAAGTCACCTGGGGAGCAAGGAGTAAGGACCAAGAAGATGGTCACCTCTTTGGGAGTGACAACGAGGGAGACCCCGAAAAGAACGAAGACGACGAAGAAATCGACCTGGAAAGCATAGACATTGATAAAATCGATGAGAACGACGGGGAACAGAGtaatgaagaagaggaggagaaatcTGAGCTCCTGAGACAAAGCAGCGAAGATGAACatttggaaaaagaaaaggaTTTGTCATTGTCAGCCTCTGAAGGTCTGAAACCCAAAGACTCTTTCTCCCTGGTAAAGGAGGCCTCTGACAACAGTACACGTATCATAACCCCCAATGGACAGAATAATTTACAGGTGCCACCGCACAGCAAACCCAAGATTTGGTCTTTGGCAGAGACAGCAACCAGCCCTGATGGCGCCCTGaagtcttctcctcctcctccttctccttctcattCCCAGGTTAACCACACTTCCACTCAGATCCAGCATCCGGCTTTCCTCCCTAGCCATGGACTCTACACGTGCCAGATTGGCAAATTCCACAACTGGACAAATGGGACTTTCCTCACGCAGGGTTCCCTGCTAAATGTGAGGTCTTTTTTGGGAGTAAACCACCATCATGCTGCTCATCATAACCACCACCTCCAGGCCCAGCAGCAGCCTTCTGTGCTAACAACAAGCCTGGGAGCTCTAAGCAGTGAAAAGCCTACAGAGAGGACCAGTCCCAAACATATAG AACGAGAAAATGCACCCAGGACTGAAACCCCACCTCAGCAGTTAAAATCGCCTTTCCAGCCTGTCCGTGACAA CTCTTTGGCTCAGCAAGAGGGAACACCGCGAATTTTAACAGCTCTCCCTTCTGCTTGA